The Anoplopoma fimbria isolate UVic2021 breed Golden Eagle Sablefish chromosome 20, Afim_UVic_2022, whole genome shotgun sequence genome includes a window with the following:
- the casp2 gene encoding caspase-2 isoform X1 yields the protein MLECGMLEQDKRALRRRSAVLCKQLVVDELLIQCLQADEILTESMAESIMAEQTSHKRSWRLLLLLPKRGPRAFSHFCSALQETEQQHLYELLTQSPQKDGKETPAESIQPEEEPVMKTTEKKRKTSSVDGEEEGEVSSSSSCPVQTSDSCLHSESPLRRLVPVRVEDRKTERQGTKKRGGDKQTDRFVDSSLRLPTQEVIAAKRARTHAESMEFSLDADSPINTPVLPCAPDFYLSHCQQSYRMNSSPRGLALVISNVTFDPCAAPDLDPRKGGEVDDEVLRKVFTELDYSVTVQRDLTAQGMRTCIENFCRRTDHRTVDSCVVCLLSHGVEGAIYGTDGQLLQLDWVFESFDNAHCPLLQNKPKMFFIQACRGEEMDCGVEQIDGPPRTCSPSCEQRDAGREGQGDANSRQRGDLGRPRIKLPQRSDMICGFASLKGQRICTAAMRNTKRGSWFIQELNSTLRLHARDTHLADIMVQVNAHIKEREGYAPGTAHHRCKEMSEFTSSLCKDLFLFPKYQPQY from the exons ATGTTGGAGTGTGGCATGCTGGAGCAGGACAAGCGGGCTCTGCGGAGACGCTCTGCAGTTCTCTGCAAACAGCTGGTGGTGGATGAGCTGCTCATTCAGTGCCTGCAGGCAGACGAGATCCTAACCGAGAGCATGGCAGAGAGTATCATG GCTGAGCAAACGTCTCACAAACGAAGCTGGCGCTTACTACTTCTCTTGCCAAAGCGGGGGCCCAGAGCCTTTAGCCACTTCTGTTCAGCTCTGCAAGAAACTGAGCAGCAGCACCTGTACGAACTGCTCACACAATCACCACAAAAAGATGGCAAAGAGACACCTGCTGAG AGTATTCAGCCTGAGGAAGAGCCAGTAATGAAGACAactgaaaagaagagaaag ACATCTTCagtagatggagaagaagagggtgagGTGAGCAGCTCCTCATCATGCCCAGTCCAAACCTCGGATAGCTGTCTGCACTCAGAGTCACCATTAAGACGATTGGTCCCAGTCAGGGtggaagacaggaagacagagagacaggggacgaagaaaagaggaggagataagCAGACAGAT AGGTTTGTGGACTCTTCTCTCCGACTTCCCACCCAAGAAGTAATTGCTGCCAAGAGAGCGAGGACACATG cagagTCCATGGAGTTCAGTCTGGATGCAGATAGTCCCATCAACACTCCTGTGCTCCCCTGCGCTCCCGACTTTTACCTCTCACACTGCCAGCAG TCTTACAGAATGAATTCATCCCCTCGTGGTTTGGCTTTGGTGATTAGTAATGTGACCTTTGATCCTTGTGCGGCGCCTGACCTTGACCCTAGGAAGGGAGGTGAGGTGGATGACGAGGTCCTCAGGAAGGTCTTCACTGAGCTGGACTACTCGGTTACAGTCCAAAGAGACCTCACTGCTCAG GGCATGAGGACGTGCATTGAGAACTTTTGTCGTCGAACAGACCACCGAACAGTGGACAGCTGTGTGGTGTGTCTGCTCTCCCATGGAGTGGAAGGAGCTATTTATGGTACAGATGGACAGCTCCTGCAG CTGGACTGGGTGTTTGAGTCCTTTGACAATGCGCACTGTCCCCTGCTACAGAACAAGCCAAAGATGTTTTTCATACAGGCCTGCAGAGGAG AGGAGATGGACTGTGGAGTGGAGCAAATAGACGGGCCACCGAGGACCTGCTCACCAAGCTGTGAACAGAGGGATGCTGGGAGGGAAGGACAAGGGGATGCCAACTCCAGACAAAGAGGGGACTTGGGAAGGCCCAGGATCAAACTGCCTCAGCGGTCTGACATGATCTGTGGCTTTGCATCGCTCAAAGGTCAGAGAATTT GCACAGCAGCGATGCGGAACACCAAGAGAGGCTCCTGGTTCATCCAGGAACTAAACTCAACACTACGCCTCCATGCCAGAGACACACACCTTGCAGACATCATGGTGCAG GTGAACGCTCATATTAAGGAGCGGGAGGGTTACGCTCCTGGCACCGCCCACCATCGCTGCAAAGAGATGTCGGAGTTCACCAGCTCATTGTGCAAAGACCTCTTCCTTTTCCCCAAGTACCAGCCCCAGTATTGA
- the casp2 gene encoding caspase-2 isoform X4, which produces MLECGMLEQDKRALRRRSAVLCKQLVVDELLIQCLQADEILTESMAESIMAEQTSHKRSWRLLLLLPKRGPRAFSHFCSALQETEQQHLYELLTQSPQKDGKETPAERFVDSSLRLPTQEVIAAKRARTHAESMEFSLDADSPINTPVLPCAPDFYLSHCQQSYRMNSSPRGLALVISNVTFDPCAAPDLDPRKGGEVDDEVLRKVFTELDYSVTVQRDLTAQGMRTCIENFCRRTDHRTVDSCVVCLLSHGVEGAIYGTDGQLLQLDWVFESFDNAHCPLLQNKPKMFFIQACRGEEMDCGVEQIDGPPRTCSPSCEQRDAGREGQGDANSRQRGDLGRPRIKLPQRSDMICGFASLKGQRICTAAMRNTKRGSWFIQELNSTLRLHARDTHLADIMVQVNAHIKEREGYAPGTAHHRCKEMSEFTSSLCKDLFLFPKYQPQY; this is translated from the exons ATGTTGGAGTGTGGCATGCTGGAGCAGGACAAGCGGGCTCTGCGGAGACGCTCTGCAGTTCTCTGCAAACAGCTGGTGGTGGATGAGCTGCTCATTCAGTGCCTGCAGGCAGACGAGATCCTAACCGAGAGCATGGCAGAGAGTATCATG GCTGAGCAAACGTCTCACAAACGAAGCTGGCGCTTACTACTTCTCTTGCCAAAGCGGGGGCCCAGAGCCTTTAGCCACTTCTGTTCAGCTCTGCAAGAAACTGAGCAGCAGCACCTGTACGAACTGCTCACACAATCACCACAAAAAGATGGCAAAGAGACACCTGCTGAG AGGTTTGTGGACTCTTCTCTCCGACTTCCCACCCAAGAAGTAATTGCTGCCAAGAGAGCGAGGACACATG cagagTCCATGGAGTTCAGTCTGGATGCAGATAGTCCCATCAACACTCCTGTGCTCCCCTGCGCTCCCGACTTTTACCTCTCACACTGCCAGCAG TCTTACAGAATGAATTCATCCCCTCGTGGTTTGGCTTTGGTGATTAGTAATGTGACCTTTGATCCTTGTGCGGCGCCTGACCTTGACCCTAGGAAGGGAGGTGAGGTGGATGACGAGGTCCTCAGGAAGGTCTTCACTGAGCTGGACTACTCGGTTACAGTCCAAAGAGACCTCACTGCTCAG GGCATGAGGACGTGCATTGAGAACTTTTGTCGTCGAACAGACCACCGAACAGTGGACAGCTGTGTGGTGTGTCTGCTCTCCCATGGAGTGGAAGGAGCTATTTATGGTACAGATGGACAGCTCCTGCAG CTGGACTGGGTGTTTGAGTCCTTTGACAATGCGCACTGTCCCCTGCTACAGAACAAGCCAAAGATGTTTTTCATACAGGCCTGCAGAGGAG AGGAGATGGACTGTGGAGTGGAGCAAATAGACGGGCCACCGAGGACCTGCTCACCAAGCTGTGAACAGAGGGATGCTGGGAGGGAAGGACAAGGGGATGCCAACTCCAGACAAAGAGGGGACTTGGGAAGGCCCAGGATCAAACTGCCTCAGCGGTCTGACATGATCTGTGGCTTTGCATCGCTCAAAGGTCAGAGAATTT GCACAGCAGCGATGCGGAACACCAAGAGAGGCTCCTGGTTCATCCAGGAACTAAACTCAACACTACGCCTCCATGCCAGAGACACACACCTTGCAGACATCATGGTGCAG GTGAACGCTCATATTAAGGAGCGGGAGGGTTACGCTCCTGGCACCGCCCACCATCGCTGCAAAGAGATGTCGGAGTTCACCAGCTCATTGTGCAAAGACCTCTTCCTTTTCCCCAAGTACCAGCCCCAGTATTGA
- the casp2 gene encoding caspase-2 isoform X2, whose translation MLECGMLEQDKRALRRRSAVLCKQLVVDELLIQCLQADEILTESMAESIMAEQTSHKRSWRLLLLLPKRGPRAFSHFCSALQETEQQHLYELLTQSPQKDGKETPAESIQPEEEPVMKTTEKKRKTSSVDGEEEGEVSSSSSCPVQTSDSCLHSESPLRRLVPVRVEDRKTERQGTKKRGGDKQTDRFVDSSLRLPTQEVIAAKRARTHAESMEFSLDADSPINTPVLPCAPDFYLSHCQQSYRMNSSPRGLALVISNVTFDPCAAPDLDPRKGGEVDDEVLRKVFTELDYSVTVQRDLTAQGMRTCIENFCRRTDHRTVDSCVVCLLSHGVEGAIYGTDGQLLQLDWVFESFDNAHCPLLQNKPKMFFIQACRGEEMDCGVEQIDGPPRTCSPSCEQRDAGREGQGDANSRQRGDLGRPRIKLPQRSDMICGFASLKGTAAMRNTKRGSWFIQELNSTLRLHARDTHLADIMVQVNAHIKEREGYAPGTAHHRCKEMSEFTSSLCKDLFLFPKYQPQY comes from the exons ATGTTGGAGTGTGGCATGCTGGAGCAGGACAAGCGGGCTCTGCGGAGACGCTCTGCAGTTCTCTGCAAACAGCTGGTGGTGGATGAGCTGCTCATTCAGTGCCTGCAGGCAGACGAGATCCTAACCGAGAGCATGGCAGAGAGTATCATG GCTGAGCAAACGTCTCACAAACGAAGCTGGCGCTTACTACTTCTCTTGCCAAAGCGGGGGCCCAGAGCCTTTAGCCACTTCTGTTCAGCTCTGCAAGAAACTGAGCAGCAGCACCTGTACGAACTGCTCACACAATCACCACAAAAAGATGGCAAAGAGACACCTGCTGAG AGTATTCAGCCTGAGGAAGAGCCAGTAATGAAGACAactgaaaagaagagaaag ACATCTTCagtagatggagaagaagagggtgagGTGAGCAGCTCCTCATCATGCCCAGTCCAAACCTCGGATAGCTGTCTGCACTCAGAGTCACCATTAAGACGATTGGTCCCAGTCAGGGtggaagacaggaagacagagagacaggggacgaagaaaagaggaggagataagCAGACAGAT AGGTTTGTGGACTCTTCTCTCCGACTTCCCACCCAAGAAGTAATTGCTGCCAAGAGAGCGAGGACACATG cagagTCCATGGAGTTCAGTCTGGATGCAGATAGTCCCATCAACACTCCTGTGCTCCCCTGCGCTCCCGACTTTTACCTCTCACACTGCCAGCAG TCTTACAGAATGAATTCATCCCCTCGTGGTTTGGCTTTGGTGATTAGTAATGTGACCTTTGATCCTTGTGCGGCGCCTGACCTTGACCCTAGGAAGGGAGGTGAGGTGGATGACGAGGTCCTCAGGAAGGTCTTCACTGAGCTGGACTACTCGGTTACAGTCCAAAGAGACCTCACTGCTCAG GGCATGAGGACGTGCATTGAGAACTTTTGTCGTCGAACAGACCACCGAACAGTGGACAGCTGTGTGGTGTGTCTGCTCTCCCATGGAGTGGAAGGAGCTATTTATGGTACAGATGGACAGCTCCTGCAG CTGGACTGGGTGTTTGAGTCCTTTGACAATGCGCACTGTCCCCTGCTACAGAACAAGCCAAAGATGTTTTTCATACAGGCCTGCAGAGGAG AGGAGATGGACTGTGGAGTGGAGCAAATAGACGGGCCACCGAGGACCTGCTCACCAAGCTGTGAACAGAGGGATGCTGGGAGGGAAGGACAAGGGGATGCCAACTCCAGACAAAGAGGGGACTTGGGAAGGCCCAGGATCAAACTGCCTCAGCGGTCTGACATGATCTGTGGCTTTGCATCGCTCAAAG GCACAGCAGCGATGCGGAACACCAAGAGAGGCTCCTGGTTCATCCAGGAACTAAACTCAACACTACGCCTCCATGCCAGAGACACACACCTTGCAGACATCATGGTGCAG GTGAACGCTCATATTAAGGAGCGGGAGGGTTACGCTCCTGGCACCGCCCACCATCGCTGCAAAGAGATGTCGGAGTTCACCAGCTCATTGTGCAAAGACCTCTTCCTTTTCCCCAAGTACCAGCCCCAGTATTGA
- the casp2 gene encoding caspase-2 isoform X5, translated as MLECGMLEQDKRALRRRSAVLCKQLVVDELLIQCLQADEILTESMAESIMAEQTSHKRSWRLLLLLPKRGPRAFSHFCSALQETEQQHLYELLTQSPQKDGKETPAERFVDSSLRLPTQEVIAAKRARTHAESMEFSLDADSPINTPVLPCAPDFYLSHCQQSYRMNSSPRGLALVISNVTFDPCAAPDLDPRKGGEVDDEVLRKVFTELDYSVTVQRDLTAQGMRTCIENFCRRTDHRTVDSCVVCLLSHGVEGAIYGTDGQLLQLDWVFESFDNAHCPLLQNKPKMFFIQACRGEEMDCGVEQIDGPPRTCSPSCEQRDAGREGQGDANSRQRGDLGRPRIKLPQRSDMICGFASLKGTAAMRNTKRGSWFIQELNSTLRLHARDTHLADIMVQVNAHIKEREGYAPGTAHHRCKEMSEFTSSLCKDLFLFPKYQPQY; from the exons ATGTTGGAGTGTGGCATGCTGGAGCAGGACAAGCGGGCTCTGCGGAGACGCTCTGCAGTTCTCTGCAAACAGCTGGTGGTGGATGAGCTGCTCATTCAGTGCCTGCAGGCAGACGAGATCCTAACCGAGAGCATGGCAGAGAGTATCATG GCTGAGCAAACGTCTCACAAACGAAGCTGGCGCTTACTACTTCTCTTGCCAAAGCGGGGGCCCAGAGCCTTTAGCCACTTCTGTTCAGCTCTGCAAGAAACTGAGCAGCAGCACCTGTACGAACTGCTCACACAATCACCACAAAAAGATGGCAAAGAGACACCTGCTGAG AGGTTTGTGGACTCTTCTCTCCGACTTCCCACCCAAGAAGTAATTGCTGCCAAGAGAGCGAGGACACATG cagagTCCATGGAGTTCAGTCTGGATGCAGATAGTCCCATCAACACTCCTGTGCTCCCCTGCGCTCCCGACTTTTACCTCTCACACTGCCAGCAG TCTTACAGAATGAATTCATCCCCTCGTGGTTTGGCTTTGGTGATTAGTAATGTGACCTTTGATCCTTGTGCGGCGCCTGACCTTGACCCTAGGAAGGGAGGTGAGGTGGATGACGAGGTCCTCAGGAAGGTCTTCACTGAGCTGGACTACTCGGTTACAGTCCAAAGAGACCTCACTGCTCAG GGCATGAGGACGTGCATTGAGAACTTTTGTCGTCGAACAGACCACCGAACAGTGGACAGCTGTGTGGTGTGTCTGCTCTCCCATGGAGTGGAAGGAGCTATTTATGGTACAGATGGACAGCTCCTGCAG CTGGACTGGGTGTTTGAGTCCTTTGACAATGCGCACTGTCCCCTGCTACAGAACAAGCCAAAGATGTTTTTCATACAGGCCTGCAGAGGAG AGGAGATGGACTGTGGAGTGGAGCAAATAGACGGGCCACCGAGGACCTGCTCACCAAGCTGTGAACAGAGGGATGCTGGGAGGGAAGGACAAGGGGATGCCAACTCCAGACAAAGAGGGGACTTGGGAAGGCCCAGGATCAAACTGCCTCAGCGGTCTGACATGATCTGTGGCTTTGCATCGCTCAAAG GCACAGCAGCGATGCGGAACACCAAGAGAGGCTCCTGGTTCATCCAGGAACTAAACTCAACACTACGCCTCCATGCCAGAGACACACACCTTGCAGACATCATGGTGCAG GTGAACGCTCATATTAAGGAGCGGGAGGGTTACGCTCCTGGCACCGCCCACCATCGCTGCAAAGAGATGTCGGAGTTCACCAGCTCATTGTGCAAAGACCTCTTCCTTTTCCCCAAGTACCAGCCCCAGTATTGA
- the casp2 gene encoding caspase-2 isoform X6 produces the protein MLECGMLEQDKRALRRRSAVLCKQLVVDELLIQCLQADEILTESMAESIMAEQTSHKRSWRLLLLLPKRGPRAFSHFCSALQETEQQHLYELLTQSPQKDGKETPAESIQPEEEPVMKTTEKKRKRFVDSSLRLPTQEVIAAKRARTHAESMEFSLDADSPINTPVLPCAPDFYLSHCQQSYRMNSSPRGLALVISNVTFDPCAAPDLDPRKGGEVDDEVLRKVFTELDYSVTVQRDLTAQGMRTCIENFCRRTDHRTVDSCVVCLLSHGVEGAIYGTDGQLLQLDWVFESFDNAHCPLLQNKPKMFFIQACRGEEMDCGVEQIDGPPRTCSPSCEQRDAGREGQGDANSRQRGDLGRPRIKLPQRSDMICGFASLKGTAAMRNTKRGSWFIQELNSTLRLHARDTHLADIMVQVNAHIKEREGYAPGTAHHRCKEMSEFTSSLCKDLFLFPKYQPQY, from the exons ATGTTGGAGTGTGGCATGCTGGAGCAGGACAAGCGGGCTCTGCGGAGACGCTCTGCAGTTCTCTGCAAACAGCTGGTGGTGGATGAGCTGCTCATTCAGTGCCTGCAGGCAGACGAGATCCTAACCGAGAGCATGGCAGAGAGTATCATG GCTGAGCAAACGTCTCACAAACGAAGCTGGCGCTTACTACTTCTCTTGCCAAAGCGGGGGCCCAGAGCCTTTAGCCACTTCTGTTCAGCTCTGCAAGAAACTGAGCAGCAGCACCTGTACGAACTGCTCACACAATCACCACAAAAAGATGGCAAAGAGACACCTGCTGAG AGTATTCAGCCTGAGGAAGAGCCAGTAATGAAGACAactgaaaagaagagaaag AGGTTTGTGGACTCTTCTCTCCGACTTCCCACCCAAGAAGTAATTGCTGCCAAGAGAGCGAGGACACATG cagagTCCATGGAGTTCAGTCTGGATGCAGATAGTCCCATCAACACTCCTGTGCTCCCCTGCGCTCCCGACTTTTACCTCTCACACTGCCAGCAG TCTTACAGAATGAATTCATCCCCTCGTGGTTTGGCTTTGGTGATTAGTAATGTGACCTTTGATCCTTGTGCGGCGCCTGACCTTGACCCTAGGAAGGGAGGTGAGGTGGATGACGAGGTCCTCAGGAAGGTCTTCACTGAGCTGGACTACTCGGTTACAGTCCAAAGAGACCTCACTGCTCAG GGCATGAGGACGTGCATTGAGAACTTTTGTCGTCGAACAGACCACCGAACAGTGGACAGCTGTGTGGTGTGTCTGCTCTCCCATGGAGTGGAAGGAGCTATTTATGGTACAGATGGACAGCTCCTGCAG CTGGACTGGGTGTTTGAGTCCTTTGACAATGCGCACTGTCCCCTGCTACAGAACAAGCCAAAGATGTTTTTCATACAGGCCTGCAGAGGAG AGGAGATGGACTGTGGAGTGGAGCAAATAGACGGGCCACCGAGGACCTGCTCACCAAGCTGTGAACAGAGGGATGCTGGGAGGGAAGGACAAGGGGATGCCAACTCCAGACAAAGAGGGGACTTGGGAAGGCCCAGGATCAAACTGCCTCAGCGGTCTGACATGATCTGTGGCTTTGCATCGCTCAAAG GCACAGCAGCGATGCGGAACACCAAGAGAGGCTCCTGGTTCATCCAGGAACTAAACTCAACACTACGCCTCCATGCCAGAGACACACACCTTGCAGACATCATGGTGCAG GTGAACGCTCATATTAAGGAGCGGGAGGGTTACGCTCCTGGCACCGCCCACCATCGCTGCAAAGAGATGTCGGAGTTCACCAGCTCATTGTGCAAAGACCTCTTCCTTTTCCCCAAGTACCAGCCCCAGTATTGA
- the casp2 gene encoding caspase-2 isoform X3: MLECGMLEQDKRALRRRSAVLCKQLVVDELLIQCLQADEILTESMAESIMAEQTSHKRSWRLLLLLPKRGPRAFSHFCSALQETEQQHLYELLTQSPQKDGKETPAESIQPEEEPVMKTTEKKRKRFVDSSLRLPTQEVIAAKRARTHAESMEFSLDADSPINTPVLPCAPDFYLSHCQQSYRMNSSPRGLALVISNVTFDPCAAPDLDPRKGGEVDDEVLRKVFTELDYSVTVQRDLTAQGMRTCIENFCRRTDHRTVDSCVVCLLSHGVEGAIYGTDGQLLQLDWVFESFDNAHCPLLQNKPKMFFIQACRGEEMDCGVEQIDGPPRTCSPSCEQRDAGREGQGDANSRQRGDLGRPRIKLPQRSDMICGFASLKGQRICTAAMRNTKRGSWFIQELNSTLRLHARDTHLADIMVQVNAHIKEREGYAPGTAHHRCKEMSEFTSSLCKDLFLFPKYQPQY, from the exons ATGTTGGAGTGTGGCATGCTGGAGCAGGACAAGCGGGCTCTGCGGAGACGCTCTGCAGTTCTCTGCAAACAGCTGGTGGTGGATGAGCTGCTCATTCAGTGCCTGCAGGCAGACGAGATCCTAACCGAGAGCATGGCAGAGAGTATCATG GCTGAGCAAACGTCTCACAAACGAAGCTGGCGCTTACTACTTCTCTTGCCAAAGCGGGGGCCCAGAGCCTTTAGCCACTTCTGTTCAGCTCTGCAAGAAACTGAGCAGCAGCACCTGTACGAACTGCTCACACAATCACCACAAAAAGATGGCAAAGAGACACCTGCTGAG AGTATTCAGCCTGAGGAAGAGCCAGTAATGAAGACAactgaaaagaagagaaag AGGTTTGTGGACTCTTCTCTCCGACTTCCCACCCAAGAAGTAATTGCTGCCAAGAGAGCGAGGACACATG cagagTCCATGGAGTTCAGTCTGGATGCAGATAGTCCCATCAACACTCCTGTGCTCCCCTGCGCTCCCGACTTTTACCTCTCACACTGCCAGCAG TCTTACAGAATGAATTCATCCCCTCGTGGTTTGGCTTTGGTGATTAGTAATGTGACCTTTGATCCTTGTGCGGCGCCTGACCTTGACCCTAGGAAGGGAGGTGAGGTGGATGACGAGGTCCTCAGGAAGGTCTTCACTGAGCTGGACTACTCGGTTACAGTCCAAAGAGACCTCACTGCTCAG GGCATGAGGACGTGCATTGAGAACTTTTGTCGTCGAACAGACCACCGAACAGTGGACAGCTGTGTGGTGTGTCTGCTCTCCCATGGAGTGGAAGGAGCTATTTATGGTACAGATGGACAGCTCCTGCAG CTGGACTGGGTGTTTGAGTCCTTTGACAATGCGCACTGTCCCCTGCTACAGAACAAGCCAAAGATGTTTTTCATACAGGCCTGCAGAGGAG AGGAGATGGACTGTGGAGTGGAGCAAATAGACGGGCCACCGAGGACCTGCTCACCAAGCTGTGAACAGAGGGATGCTGGGAGGGAAGGACAAGGGGATGCCAACTCCAGACAAAGAGGGGACTTGGGAAGGCCCAGGATCAAACTGCCTCAGCGGTCTGACATGATCTGTGGCTTTGCATCGCTCAAAGGTCAGAGAATTT GCACAGCAGCGATGCGGAACACCAAGAGAGGCTCCTGGTTCATCCAGGAACTAAACTCAACACTACGCCTCCATGCCAGAGACACACACCTTGCAGACATCATGGTGCAG GTGAACGCTCATATTAAGGAGCGGGAGGGTTACGCTCCTGGCACCGCCCACCATCGCTGCAAAGAGATGTCGGAGTTCACCAGCTCATTGTGCAAAGACCTCTTCCTTTTCCCCAAGTACCAGCCCCAGTATTGA